The Pseudohongiella acticola region CCAAATTCGTGTGCCAGCACACTGCTGACAGGGCAATCTATGGCCGCCAGGGAATAGGCAAAGTCGCTGTTATCAAACGCGGTCAGGTCACCGTTGGTACGGTATCCGCCCAGGTTGGCGAGACCACACAGAGCACTTTGCGCGGCCAGAGGCCGGAACACTACCGTCAGGTCAGCGCCATAGTGCTCACGTAAGGCGGCTACGTTGGCAAAGGCACTGTGTTCTCCGTAGGTCAGTTGTTGCAGCATGGTATGCATGTCAGCCTGAGCAGCCGGGTACTCAACACGACCGTGATAAACCGGCCGCAACGTGATCGCGATACCACTGTCATGATAAATCTGGTTCGCCACACTGATCAGCTGATTGATCCGGGTAGCGGTATGAATACCATAAACCGCTTGTGCATCAGGTGTGTACAACGCCATGACATCAACAATGACATTGCCCAGCCGATCAACATGGCTTTTTTGCGCCAGACGCTGATTAAAAGCACTGATTTCGCCCGGCTCACCGCTACCCACGACATCGTTGACTATGTTGATATGGGCGTCGTGACGGTGCTCACCTGTCAACACCGTACTGACAACACGACCCGGCTCGGCACGTGGTCCAACCCTGACCACAAAACTGAAGGAGCGGCGACTGCCTGGTGTCAGCGTGCCACTGAGTTCGCAACTGAGGACTGGCTGCGGTGGATTGGATTGTGTGGTGCGTCGACGACAGGCTGGTGCGCTGACCAACTCGGCATCTTCCAGAATAAAGTAGATATCGGCACCGAGTCGGGAAAAGCTGCTGCTGCCCTGATTATCAAATTCGACCACGATTTCAATTTCAGCGCTGTTACCCAGCGTGACCGCATCCTGACTGAAGCGCTGGCTGATCTGCAGCCCGGCCTCTGAACGGGCCACTTTTGCGCCTGACGATACCGGCTCCTTCAAGGTCAGGGGTTCGGCCTGGCGTAACCAGCGCGAATCGAGACGGGGAATGACAAAATCGGACTCTACACCCTCGCCTGACGCCATCGCGCCGTTTTGCTGATAGAACCAGCCATTCAGGGTTTGCCCACCTTCGGCAGAAATCAACCAACGCTGATCTTCAATACCCAGGTCAGCAAACAGCACCTCCTCGCCCAGCGTCAACACAAAGCTCAGTTCGCCGCTGGCGCCTGCGCCAACACCCCGCAGCACCCGATCACCGTTAATATAGGCGTCGATGTGGGTTACCCGGCCATGAATGACATCCAGTGTCCTGCCCGACGCCAGGGTAATACTGGTACCGGGCAACATGAACTGAAACTCACTGCCCTCCTGCAAGGCAAGCAGGTCTGTACGCGGAAAGCTGACCGGCTCCGCCGACGTGGCGTTAACCGGAGGTGTCGGCCAGTCAGCAGCATCAGCCTGCGCCAGGCCTGCCCATGCCGTAAACAGCAACAGGCTCAGCAGCATTGTCGGCATCCATGCATACCACAACGACGGGGCCGTGGTTGGCGCCCGGCTGACCGATGCGATGAATGCCCGATAGCTTGTCAAAACTGGCATAGGACTACACTTTCCATAATTGTCGGTTCATAGCATAACCCGGCGTGGGAATTTTTACCACACCGGTCGCAGGCCGCCTGTATGCAAGGCCAAAATACGGCTGCCAGGAGCATAATGGCCAGCCCCGATTCGCTGGTACAGCGCCTGCAACAGCTTGCCGGTATAGACCGGCTCCAGCGGAATATTGTGCCGCAGCTGGAAACTGGCAATAAAATCGAGCAGTCCCTGCCCGGCCCTGGCGTAGCCGCCGCCATGGTATTCCGTCTCCAGTGCCCAGCACTCATCAGCGTGCGTGACGTCCTCGCCGCTTAGCCACTTCCGGATATCATGGCGCAGAAAATCGGCACCTTTAAGTACTGCAAATCCGCGCGTAAAGGGCTGCGCTGCAAGCTCACGACGATAGCACAGCTCCCCCAGGCCACGGAGCAGTCCGGCCAGTGTGGTACCAGTGCCACAAGCCAGGGCAATTTCACAATGGGCAAGATCTGGTACCCGTTGTGCCAGTTCGAAGGCCATCTGCTCACAGCCCTGCACGCCCGCCGCATTGGCGCCGCCTTCCGGTATCAGGTAATAGGGGCCGTACTGTTGTTGTAACTGAAGGAGAAAGTCCGCCTCGCTGCGGCGACGGTAATCGGCACGGCTGACCGGAATCAGTTGCATGCCCCGGCTGCGGGCAAATGCCAGGGTAGAATTCAATGGCGTCACCAGCTCGCCGCGAATAACACCCAGCGTGGCAAACCCGGCGTCTGCGCCCGCAGCGGCCAGCGCATAGATGTGATTGGAATAGGCGCCGCCAAAACTGAGCAGGCGGGTCGCACCCTGCGCGCGGGCGAGTGCAAGATTGTGCTGTAATTTATACCACTTGTTGCCACCCACGACCGGGTGCGCCAGGTCAAACCGGATGACACGCAGACTGACATCGTGCGATCGCAGAAACTCGTCGTCGACAGTCTGAACGCAGATCTGGTTGCTGGTATGCATGAGGATGGCTGTGGCGCTGGTTCTGGTTCCGAGTCTGCATCTGGCTCTAATGCTGGACCAGGGAAATTATGAGGCCGGAAATAAAAAAGCCCTTGCTGAACAAGGGCTTTTTGTCACATATAATGGCGGACCGGACGAGACTCGAACTCGCGACCTCCGGCGTGACAGGCCGGCATTCTAACCAACTGAACTACCGGTCCGCGGTAGCGCAACACTTTAACATCAAATGACGTCAACAACGAGCCATTTGTTGGTGGGTTGTGAGGGATTTGAACCCCCGACATTCGCCTTGTAAGGGCGACGCTCTACCAACTGAGCTAACAACCCGCTGTGTTGAGTGACGCGCATTTTACCGACTTGAGCAGGCATGTCAAACAAAAAGTTTAAGTTTTAATGACAAGCTTAAGGTGACGGGCATCTGGTGCCTCTGTACAAGTTGCAAGGCTGGGGTTAGACTTGCCGCCCTATGGAAATCTACAAAGAATTTAACTTCGAAGCAGCGCATCGCCTGCCTAATGTTCCGGCCGGTCACAAGTGCGCGCGCCTGCATGGTCACTCCTTCCAGGTGACACTTGTGGTCAGCGGCCCGGTGGGTGAACATTCCGGCTGGGTGATGGATTTTGGTGATATCAAGTCAGCGTTTAAACCCGTATGGGAGCAGTTAGATCACCATTACCTGAACGAGATCGACGGACTCGACAACCCGACCAGTGAGAACATCGCACGCTGGATCTGGCAACAACTGAAACCCGGACTGCCAGAATTGTGCCGCATCGAAATTCGCGAAACCTGCACCAGTGGCTGCATCTACACCGGCGACTGAATCACCTCTGCGTAAAACGGTCTGCGTGATCAGATTGGTTAAATAGCAGCCTTCAGCGCCATAAAGTCTTTCGGTCGTCTAACGCAGTCAGCCGCAATCAGCTTGCCTTCACGCAAATACTGAATCACAAAGCCCTGTGCATCAGCTGGATCCAGACTGCCTTCCAGCACCGCTTCATCATGACCATCCGACAATCCCACTGACTGCAGCTTTATATCAAACTGATCAGACCAGAACCAGGGCGTGACCTGGTATCTGTCAGCGCCACCGCAGATATTGATGGCGGCGATGCGGGCCTGATCATTGGCATTTTGCACCGACTCCAGCCGCACCCGGCGTTGATACCGCGCATCCGGATACGAGGCGCAGTCACCGGCCGCAAAAATATGACTGTCACTGGTGCGACAGTATTCGTCCACGTAAACGCCGTTCTCAATTCTCAGCCCGGCCTCCTGCGCCAGCGTGGTCTCCGGTATGACACCGATACCCACGATGACGATGTCGGCCGGGTAGTTGGCGCCGTCAGCACAATTTACCGAATCAACCACGTCCTGACCATTGATACCAATCACTTCGGCATTACAGACGATGTCGACGCCGTGCGAACGGTGCAGGTCAGTAAAATAGGTCGATACCTGCTCGCCGGTGACACGTTGCAGCACCCGCTCTGCGCGCTCCAGCACCGTCACCTTCAGGCCCAGTTGCGCCATGACAGCGGCAGCTTCCAGGCCGATGTAGCCGGCGCCAATAACCACCGCGCGCTGTTTACCCTGCAGCTGCTTCCGAATGACTTCAACATCCGCGTAACTGCGCAGGTAGCAGACACCCGCCAGACCGTCACCCAGCGGCAGCTTGATGGGGCGGGCACCGGTGCATAAAGCCAGTTTGTCGTAGTTCAGGGTTTCGCCGTTGGCAAGCACAACGTGTTTCTGGTCCGGCACAATACTGGCCACGTCAGTGGCCAGGCGCAGAGCTATTTCGTTGTTGGCATACATGGCTTCCGGGCGCAGCAGAATATTGTCCAGGGTTTTGCTGCCGGCCATCACGGTTTTTGACAACGGAGGACGGTGATAAGGCAACTGCGCTTCAGCGCCTAACAAAATAATCTCACCCGTCCAGCCCTGTTTGCGCAAGTTCACTGCCAACTGGGAACCGGCATGGCTGGCGCCAATGATCAGGCACCGCTCTTCGCTATTGCTGTCTTTGAGTTTCAGCGTGTCACTCATGAATTACTCCACTCGCCAGTCAATGGGCGTTTTGTTGTGTTCGAGTAACCAGGCATTGGCTCGGGAGAAATGCTGGTTGCCAAAAAAACCACGGTGAGCCGACAACGGTGACGGGTGGGGTGACTGCAACACCAGGTGCCGGTCGCGATCAATCATCGCGCCTTTGCGTTGCGCATAACTGCCCCACAACAGAAACACCAGATTTTGTCCGTGCTCGTTCAGCACATGAATCACCCGGTCGGTAAACACTTCCCAGCCCTTGCCCTGGTGAGACGCCGCCTGCCCGGCCGCCACTGTCAGCACCGAGTTCAGCAATAACACGCCCTGCCGTGCCCAGGCATCCAGACAGCCATGTCGGGACACCGGCAAATCCAGGTCCGCGTGTATTTCTTTGTAGATATTCTTTAATGACGGCGGTAAGGCAACACCGGGGCGGACCGAAAAACACAGACCGTGCGCCTGATCCGGACCATGATAAGGATCCTGGCCCAGAATGACGACTTTTACCTGATCAAACGGCGTACTGTTAAGTGCGTTAAAAATGTCCGCACCGGCGGGATAGATCTGTTTGCCCTGCTGCTTCTCCGCGACCAGAAACTGTCGCAGCGAATGCATATAGTTCAGGGCAAACTGATCGGCCAGTAATGCTCTCCAGGAGGCTTCCAGCTGAACGTCGCGCTGCTCACCGGACATGTCGCTGTGGCCTGTTGTGCTCATTACCGGCTGCCTGTCATTGCGGTTCTTTTACCGGACGCATATGCGGAAACAACAGCACATCCTTGATCGACGGCGCATCGGCAAACAGCATGACCAGGCGGTCAATGCCAATGCCTTCGCCAGCCGTTGGTGGCATACCGTATTCCAGTGCCGTGATGTAGTCGGCGTCGTAATGCATGGCTTCATCGTCGCCGGCATCCTTCTGCTCGACCTGCTCCCGGAATCGCGCAGCCTGATCTTCGGCGTCATTAAGCTCGGAGAAACCGTTGGCCAGTTCGCGGCCGCCGATCATCAGTTCAAAGCGATCGGTGACGTCGGGATTATCATCATTGCGTCGCGCCAACGGCGACACTTCGGTGGGATACTCGGTAATGAACGTAGGCTGTAACAGATGATGTTCAACTTTTTCGTCAAAAATCTCCATCACGATTCGACCCACTCCCCAGCCTGCCTCGGATTTAATACCAAACGATTCGGCCAGTGCGGCAGCCGCGTCACGTGTCTCCAGTTGCTCCGGCGTCACCTCGGGGCAATACTTCAGGATCGACGCTTTCACCGGCAGGCGGGTAAATGGCTGCGCAAAATCGAGCTCCAGGCCCTGATAAGTCAGTTTTGTGGTGCCCAGCACGTCCATGGCAATGCTACGGAACATGTCTTCGGTAAAGTCCATCAGATCATGATAGTCGGCGTAGGCCTGATAAAACTCGACCATGGTGAACTCAGGGTTGTGACGGGTCGACAGGCCTTCGTTGCGGAAGTTGCGGTTGATTTCAAACACCCGCTCAAAGCCGCCGACGACCAGACGCTTGAGATAAAGCTCTGGCGCAATACGCAGATACATGGTCTGGTCGAGCGCATTGTGATGCGTGACAAAGGGTTTGGCTGTGGCGCCACCGGGGATGACCTGCATCATCGGCGTTTCCACTTCCATAAAATCATGTTTCTGGAAATAGTTGCGCATGCTGTTGACCAGTTTTGAGCGCAATTTGAATGTGCGACGCGACTCTTCATTGGCAATCAGATCAACATAACGCTGCCGGTATCGTACTTCGGTATCCGACAGACCTTTCCACTTGTCAGGCAAGGGACGCAGCGCCTTGGTCAGCAGCTGCAGCGAGGCAACATTGACAGTCAGTTCGCCTTTGCCGGTACGGAACACTTCACCGTGCACGCCGACGATATCACCCAGATCCAGCCCTTTGATCTCCTCCATCTGTTCAGGCGACAGGGCTTTGTGATTAACATACAGCTGCATGGCATCGCTGGTGTCCTGGATCACCGAGAATGGACCGCGCTGGCGCACCAGACGCCCCGCCACCACCACCTTGCGCGCAAGCTGTTCCAGCTCTTCGCGTGTGGTGTCAGCATATTCAGCGTGAATCTCGCTGGCTAGGGTGTCGCGCCGGAAGTCATTCGGGAACGCGTTGCGTTTGGCCTGAATGGCGTGCAGTTTGTCACGACGCTGGGCGATCAGTTTGTTTTCTTCCTGAGCCTGAAGGGTCGGGTCGGCGCTGGCTGCCGTTGCAGCCTGGTCGTTGCTGTTACTGGAGTTAGAGCTCATCTGATCACAATCCCATTTTTAAACTGGCTTCAATGAAGCGATCCAGGTCACCGTTGAGTACGGCGCCGGTATTGGTGTTTTCCACATTGGTACGCAGGTCCTTGATGCGCGACTGGTCCAGCACATAGGAGCGGATCTGACTGCCCCAGCCAATGTCGGCCTTGTCAGCTTCCACCGCCTGTGCCTCCTCTCTGCGTTTGAGCTCTTCCAGCTCGTACAGCTTCGCCTTCAACTGTTTGATGGCCTGGTCCTTGTTCTTGTGCTGTGAACGCTGATTCTGGCACTGCACCACGATACCGGTCGGCTCATGAGTCAGGCGAATGGCGGAATCGGTCGTGTTAACGTGCTGTCCGCCGGCGCCACTAGACCGGAATGTATCCACGCGGACCTGCGACATATCAAGATCGATTTCAATATCATCATCAATTTCCGGCGACACAAACACTGAACTGAATGAGGTATGGCGTCTGTTGCCGGAATCGTAAGGTGACTTTCTGACCAGGCGGTGTACGCCGGTTTCAGTACGCAACCAGCCAAACGCATATTCACCGCCAAAATGCAGGGTTGCCCCCTTGATGCCGGCAACCTCGCCCGAGGACACATCCATGACTTCAACGTCGAAGCCTTTGTCTTCGCCCCAGCGCATGTACATACGCATCAGCATTTCAGCCCAGTCCTGTGCTTCGGTGCCACCGGAACCGGCCTGAATTTCCAGATAGGCGCCGTTGGCGTCCATCTTGCCCGAGAACATGCGGCGGAATTCCAGTGCGTTAAGCTGGGTCTCCAGCTCATTCAGCTCAGACACGACTTCTTCGTGAAGTTCAGCGTCATTCTCTTCTTTTACCAACTGCAACAACTCAAGGTTATCGGCCAGACCGGTGTAAAGCCGGTCGATGGTGCCGACCACCAGTTCCAGGCTGGCCCGCTCACGTCCCAGCGCCTGCGCCAGTTCAGGATTATCCCAGACTGTAGATTCGCCCAGCTCCAGCTCGACCTCGGTCAGCCGTTCCTTTTTGGTATCGTAGTCAAAGATACCCCCTGAGCGTATCGGTACGCTCGGTAAAGTCTTTGATCTTTTGGAGTAAAGGGCTAATTTCCATGAAATATCCTGTCAAAACGCGATAGAAAATGCGAAAAAATGCGATAAAGTGCGCGGGCAAAATCACAAGAGCGGCATTTTACACCACTCAGCCCCGCTTTTCACACGGCGATTACCGGCCCGGCCGCCTCACGCCTGTACTGGCAACGCCGGATCATGCAAATACGGTACAATCAGCGCCATGACAAAACCTGCAGCCAGCAAACCATCCGCCAACAGACCGCCCTCCAACATTGAGAATGCCCATATCAGCTGGCAGGAAGACGGTGCGCCCTACTCCCCGGACTACGATGATGTCTATTTTTCCCGTCAGGGCGGCATGGCGGAGACCGACCATGTCTTTCTCACGGCCAATAACCTGCAGGCGCGATGGCGGACCGCAGACCAGCATCCTGATGCCGGTGTATTCACCATAGCCGAACTGGGTTTTGGTACCGGCCTGAATTTCCTGAGCTGCTGGCGTTTGTGGCAACAGACCGCCTGTAAGCGCCTGCGACTGCATTTCATCAGTTGTGAAAAACACCCACTTAGCGTCGACGCCCTGCACCAGGCGTTGTCGCAGTGGCCTGAACTGAGTGACCTCAGTGTGCAATTGCTGTCACATTATCCCGACCACAGCGGTGGCTACCATCGCCTGCTATTGCGCGCGGGGAATAACCAATCAAACCGTGTCGTGCTGGATCTGTATTACGGTGACGCACTGACGCTGCTGCAGCAACAGTCGAGTGCGCAGGCACGCGTTGACGCCTGGTTTCTGGATGGTTTCAGCCCGGCTCACAACCCGGATTTATGGAGCGATGCCATGCTGGCCGGCATCGCTGCATTGAGCCGACCGGGCACAACACTGAGCAGTTACAGTGTCACCGGGCGTGTGGTCAGAGCCTTGCGTGTGCTCGATTTTGACGTTGAAAAACGCCCGGGCTTTGGCGCCAAACGGCAGATGCTGTTCGCTCGCAAGGCGCAAGCGCCTGATTCACCACCCGAACCCAGCCTGACAAACAACGTGCAACATGCCGTGGTCATTGGTGCCGGTCTTGCCGGTGCCACCGTTGCCCGGGCGTTGGCCGATCGTGGTATTCGCGTCACCGTACTGGAACAACTTCCCGCTATCGCCAGGGGTGCCTCAGGTAACGCTCAGGCCATTGTACAGATGCGCTTGAACCGGCAGGCTGACACCCACTGGCAATTTCACCTGCACAGCTATCTGTTCGCACTGCGCTACTATCGGGATCTGGCCGCGATCAGTGACAATGCCATTGCCTGGCACAGTTGCGGCGTCCTGACACTGGACAGTGCCTACACCAATACCCGACATCAGGCAGGCAATGCTGCGCGCCGGCGCGAGCCGGATGCCTATGCGCATTACCCGACCCGATTGTTGCGTCGTGTCAGTGCCGGGGAAAGCAGGGAGATTTGTGGCATCGATCTGACTGAAGACGGCTACCTGCAACCGCAAGGCGGCTGGCTGAACCCGGCAGCCACCTGCCGCGTCTGTCTCGAACATCCTCTTATCACCGTTCGCCGCAATGTCCGTGTGGCCGCCATCAGCAATAACGCTGGCCGCTGGCAGTGCCTGGACGACCATCAGCAACCAATGAGCGACAGCGATGTTCTGGTCGTGGCCAACAGCTACCTGGCTCGCGAGTTCCAGCAGTCTGCCACCTATCCGGTAACCGCGCTGCGCGGGCAAATTACCGAGGTAGCGGCAAGCGACGCCAGCGCAGCGCTGAAAATGGTTGTCTGTACTGAAAGATACCTGGCACCAGCGAACAGCGACGGGCTGCATTGCATCGGTGCCAGCTACGTTAAAAACAGTACTGCCACTGACTTGAGTGAGAACGAACAGGCGGAAAATCTGGAGAAGTCAGCACTGATTCGGCAGCCGGTAAACCTTGGCGCACCTGCCGGGCTTAGCGGCCGCGCCAGTGTTCGCGGCGGCTCTGGCGACTATATGCCCATTGCCGGCGTGGTACCTGATCCGGATTTGGATGGGACAGACCCTGCGCCGCTGCCCGGACTGTTTATCAGTACCGGTCATGGCTCACATGGCACGGCAAGCTGCCCGATCCTGGCCGAGCATATTGCCTGTCTGGCACTGGCAGAAGCCAGCCCACTGCCTGTAGCACTGGCCGAGTGTATTGCGCCGATGCGTTTCATTCGGCGACAACGGCGTCGTCAGCTAAAGTCGAACTGATTCAGGACTGGAAAAAACGTTTGACGACGCGCGCCAGGTACCAGGCATCATCGCTGCCGGCCAGTTCACGAATCGAATGCATGCCGTAGGTCGGCACTCCAATATCGATGGTCTCGACACCAAGGCCGGCGGCCGTGATCGGGCCAATGGTGCTGCCACAACCCATATCGCTGCGCACAACAAAGGATTGCACCGGTACTTCGCTCTGCACGCACAGACTTTTGAACAGTGCCGTGGTACGGCTGTTGGTAGCATAGCGCTGATTGGCATTGACCTTGATAACAGGCCCCTGATTCAACAAAGGTCCGTGGTTATTGTCATGCTTGTCAGCGAAGTTGGGATGCAGGCCATGGGCATTGTCGATGGACAAAAACAGGGAGCGACGTATCATGCGCTCGACAGCTTCGGGGGCATCGCCTGCGCTCAATTGTGCACTGATACGTGCCAGCACGGAACGCAGGAACGGCCCTTGTGCGCCACAGGAGGAATTGCTGCCAACCTCTTCATGGTCATTACAGACCAGAAGCGCAAAATTCTCTGCCTGCGTACTGTCATCCGCCAATAGAGCCTGCTGTCCCACATAACAGCTCAGCAGATTATCAA contains the following coding sequences:
- a CDS encoding M12 family metallo-peptidase, whose protein sequence is MPVLTSYRAFIASVSRAPTTAPSLWYAWMPTMLLSLLLFTAWAGLAQADAADWPTPPVNATSAEPVSFPRTDLLALQEGSEFQFMLPGTSITLASGRTLDVIHGRVTHIDAYINGDRVLRGVGAGASGELSFVLTLGEEVLFADLGIEDQRWLISAEGGQTLNGWFYQQNGAMASGEGVESDFVIPRLDSRWLRQAEPLTLKEPVSSGAKVARSEAGLQISQRFSQDAVTLGNSAEIEIVVEFDNQGSSSFSRLGADIYFILEDAELVSAPACRRRTTQSNPPQPVLSCELSGTLTPGSRRSFSFVVRVGPRAEPGRVVSTVLTGEHRHDAHINIVNDVVGSGEPGEISAFNQRLAQKSHVDRLGNVIVDVMALYTPDAQAVYGIHTATRINQLISVANQIYHDSGIAITLRPVYHGRVEYPAAQADMHTMLQQLTYGEHSAFANVAALREHYGADLTVVFRPLAAQSALCGLANLGGYRTNGDLTAFDNSDFAYSLAAIDCPVSSVLAHEFGHNMGLTHSHREDGGGGTFSFATGHGVDHGFATVMANPKAFTASERIPLFSSPTLDCAGLPCGVDHRDQHFGADAVRTLNLVRFQVAGFKPTRVAQRPGRLAGSIDGGNSSTYIGVVASTDKGLSTTASVGLSQTMDISAEFYIDPSHIGRRGHFHVLADLSSAGLGFVQLNDRGEVFDWRGDVNNLVPFNAADNLSSVEYLRILNDFQPLSELAGKPIVLFVAYRLLDSGELIYTPEPLVVDVRAAP
- a CDS encoding 1-aminocyclopropane-1-carboxylate deaminase/D-cysteine desulfhydrase, with the protein product MHTSNQICVQTVDDEFLRSHDVSLRVIRFDLAHPVVGGNKWYKLQHNLALARAQGATRLLSFGGAYSNHIYALAAAGADAGFATLGVIRGELVTPLNSTLAFARSRGMQLIPVSRADYRRRSEADFLLQLQQQYGPYYLIPEGGANAAGVQGCEQMAFELAQRVPDLAHCEIALACGTGTTLAGLLRGLGELCYRRELAAQPFTRGFAVLKGADFLRHDIRKWLSGEDVTHADECWALETEYHGGGYARAGQGLLDFIASFQLRHNIPLEPVYTGKLLQALYQRIGAGHYAPGSRILALHTGGLRPVW
- the queD gene encoding 6-carboxytetrahydropterin synthase QueD, giving the protein MEIYKEFNFEAAHRLPNVPAGHKCARLHGHSFQVTLVVSGPVGEHSGWVMDFGDIKSAFKPVWEQLDHHYLNEIDGLDNPTSENIARWIWQQLKPGLPELCRIEIRETCTSGCIYTGD
- a CDS encoding NAD(P)/FAD-dependent oxidoreductase, encoding MSDTLKLKDSNSEERCLIIGASHAGSQLAVNLRKQGWTGEIILLGAEAQLPYHRPPLSKTVMAGSKTLDNILLRPEAMYANNEIALRLATDVASIVPDQKHVVLANGETLNYDKLALCTGARPIKLPLGDGLAGVCYLRSYADVEVIRKQLQGKQRAVVIGAGYIGLEAAAVMAQLGLKVTVLERAERVLQRVTGEQVSTYFTDLHRSHGVDIVCNAEVIGINGQDVVDSVNCADGANYPADIVIVGIGVIPETTLAQEAGLRIENGVYVDEYCRTSDSHIFAAGDCASYPDARYQRRVRLESVQNANDQARIAAINICGGADRYQVTPWFWSDQFDIKLQSVGLSDGHDEAVLEGSLDPADAQGFVIQYLREGKLIAADCVRRPKDFMALKAAI
- the ung gene encoding uracil-DNA glycosylase is translated as MSTTGHSDMSGEQRDVQLEASWRALLADQFALNYMHSLRQFLVAEKQQGKQIYPAGADIFNALNSTPFDQVKVVILGQDPYHGPDQAHGLCFSVRPGVALPPSLKNIYKEIHADLDLPVSRHGCLDAWARQGVLLLNSVLTVAAGQAASHQGKGWEVFTDRVIHVLNEHGQNLVFLLWGSYAQRKGAMIDRDRHLVLQSPHPSPLSAHRGFFGNQHFSRANAWLLEHNKTPIDWRVE
- the lysS gene encoding lysine--tRNA ligase; amino-acid sequence: MSSNSSNSNDQAATAASADPTLQAQEENKLIAQRRDKLHAIQAKRNAFPNDFRRDTLASEIHAEYADTTREELEQLARKVVVAGRLVRQRGPFSVIQDTSDAMQLYVNHKALSPEQMEEIKGLDLGDIVGVHGEVFRTGKGELTVNVASLQLLTKALRPLPDKWKGLSDTEVRYRQRYVDLIANEESRRTFKLRSKLVNSMRNYFQKHDFMEVETPMMQVIPGGATAKPFVTHHNALDQTMYLRIAPELYLKRLVVGGFERVFEINRNFRNEGLSTRHNPEFTMVEFYQAYADYHDLMDFTEDMFRSIAMDVLGTTKLTYQGLELDFAQPFTRLPVKASILKYCPEVTPEQLETRDAAAALAESFGIKSEAGWGVGRIVMEIFDEKVEHHLLQPTFITEYPTEVSPLARRNDDNPDVTDRFELMIGGRELANGFSELNDAEDQAARFREQVEQKDAGDDEAMHYDADYITALEYGMPPTAGEGIGIDRLVMLFADAPSIKDVLLFPHMRPVKEPQ
- the prfB gene encoding peptide chain release factor 2 (programmed frameshift) yields the protein MEISPLLQKIKDFTERTDTLRGYLDYDTKKERLTEVELELGESTVWDNPELAQALGRERASLELVVGTIDRLYTGLADNLELLQLVKEENDAELHEEVVSELNELETQLNALEFRRMFSGKMDANGAYLEIQAGSGGTEAQDWAEMLMRMYMRWGEDKGFDVEVMDVSSGEVAGIKGATLHFGGEYAFGWLRTETGVHRLVRKSPYDSGNRRHTSFSSVFVSPEIDDDIEIDLDMSQVRVDTFRSSGAGGQHVNTTDSAIRLTHEPTGIVVQCQNQRSQHKNKDQAIKQLKAKLYELEELKRREEAQAVEADKADIGWGSQIRSYVLDQSRIKDLRTNVENTNTGAVLNGDLDRFIEASLKMGL
- the mnmC gene encoding bifunctional tRNA (5-methylaminomethyl-2-thiouridine)(34)-methyltransferase MnmD/FAD-dependent 5-carboxymethylaminomethyl-2-thiouridine(34) oxidoreductase MnmC, whose translation is MTKPAASKPSANRPPSNIENAHISWQEDGAPYSPDYDDVYFSRQGGMAETDHVFLTANNLQARWRTADQHPDAGVFTIAELGFGTGLNFLSCWRLWQQTACKRLRLHFISCEKHPLSVDALHQALSQWPELSDLSVQLLSHYPDHSGGYHRLLLRAGNNQSNRVVLDLYYGDALTLLQQQSSAQARVDAWFLDGFSPAHNPDLWSDAMLAGIAALSRPGTTLSSYSVTGRVVRALRVLDFDVEKRPGFGAKRQMLFARKAQAPDSPPEPSLTNNVQHAVVIGAGLAGATVARALADRGIRVTVLEQLPAIARGASGNAQAIVQMRLNRQADTHWQFHLHSYLFALRYYRDLAAISDNAIAWHSCGVLTLDSAYTNTRHQAGNAARRREPDAYAHYPTRLLRRVSAGESREICGIDLTEDGYLQPQGGWLNPAATCRVCLEHPLITVRRNVRVAAISNNAGRWQCLDDHQQPMSDSDVLVVANSYLAREFQQSATYPVTALRGQITEVAASDASAALKMVVCTERYLAPANSDGLHCIGASYVKNSTATDLSENEQAENLEKSALIRQPVNLGAPAGLSGRASVRGGSGDYMPIAGVVPDPDLDGTDPAPLPGLFISTGHGSHGTASCPILAEHIACLALAEASPLPVALAECIAPMRFIRRQRRRQLKSN